In the Drosophila takahashii strain IR98-3 E-12201 chromosome 3R, DtakHiC1v2, whole genome shotgun sequence genome, one interval contains:
- the LOC108068626 gene encoding luciferin 4-monooxygenase-like: MTFQPKTNYDAVEKIWSSENEKSQFGDDLSIGEIIFQEMVRHPKSVAQISDSEKTILLREDLLNNAIRIATFIRNLDLTQKDIVGLIARNTTHISAVAYACFFNGIAVHTLNCTYLPEIIEKLFNNTKPRIIFCDGDEYEKVRSATAKLDVLIVTMRNHPAGGLSIQEVLKTPAEEGFKPTPLKHGSSQALAILSTSGTTGTPKAVIVPNCRSILSGLTKLTTSDVQLSFSSLEWASGLWTLVSSGVYSTKRIISDKPVDPLSTLRIIEEYQVTWILQPPTHLAAIVNCSDFEKANMQSLRYYNYGGGRCTSELEKKLREKLGNDILHFCYGASELGSLYCVNWHYDAKPNSVGRPSPGFQLKILNDQGEKLGPNEEGEVCINNGSFWPGYYGNTEATNGAYKDNWYHSGDLGYIDDDGFVYVVDRKKDLLSYHFNKYYPHELEELISKMPGVIEACVFGIWNVTNCDEAAALITKKPDAHFSEQDVIDFVEQHSSTEFLRLHAGCLIVNDLKRSPNGKTNRAANKEYFIREKGIQIMT; encoded by the exons ATGACATTTCAGCCAAAAACGAACTACGATGCCGTGGAAAAGATTTGGAGTAGTGAAAATGAGAAATCCCAATTCGGAGACGATTTATCAATAggcgaaattatttttcaggAAATGGTCCGTCATCCCAAGAGCGTAGCCCAG ATATCAGACTCGGAGAAAACGATTCTTCTACGGGAGGACCTGTTAAATAATGCCATTCGCATCGCAACTTTCATTCGCAACTTGGATTTGACTCAGAAAGATATCGTGGGGCTAATAGCGAGGAACACCACCCACATATCAGCCGTTGCCTACGCCTGTTTCTTCAATGGAATCGCGGTGCACACGCTGAATTGTACCTATTTACCGGAAATAATTGAGAAACTGTTTAACAACACAAAGCCACGTATCATTTTCTGCGACGGTGATGAGTACGAAAAAGTGCGTTCTGCTACCGCCAAGTTGGATGTTCTGATAGTGACCATGCGCAATCATCCTGCTGGTGGGCTAAGTATCCAGGAAGTGCTGAAGACGCCAGCGGAAGAGGGATTCAAGCCAACTCCCTTAAAACACGGTTCCAGCCAAGCGTTGGCCATACTCAGCACTTCTGGCACCACAGGCACTCCAAAGGCCGTTATTGTGCCCAATTGCCGAAGCATTCTAAGCGGCCTTAC caAGCTAACCACCTCGGATGTTCAGCTCTCATTTAGCTCACTGGAGTGGGCTTCGGGTCTGTGGACGTTGGTCTCCTCGGGAGTCTATAGCACGAAGCGCATTATATCTGACAAACCGGTCGATCCTTTAAGTACTCTCCGAATAATTGAGGAATACCAGGTTACATGGATTCTACAGCCCCCGACGCATTTGGCAGCCATTGTCAATTGTTCGGATTTTGAGAAAGCCAATATGCAGAGCCTTCGATATTACAATTATGGAGGTGGTCGGTGCACCTCGGaactggaaaaaaaacttcgGGAGAAATTGGGAAATGACATACTCCATTTTTGCTATGGAGCTTCAGAGTTGGGATCCCTTTACTGCGTCAACTGGCACTACGATGCGAAGCCCAATTCGGTGGGTCGTCCGAGTCCTGGCTTCCAGCTGAAGATACTCAACGACCAAGGCGAGAAACTGGGCCCCAATGAGGAGGGTGAGGTGTGCATTAACAATGGAAGCTTTTGGCCTGGATATTACGGGAACACAGAGGCAACAAACGGAGCTTACAAGGACAACTGGTACCATAGTGGAGACCTTGGTTACATAGACGACGATGGCTTTGTGTACGTCGTGGACCGAAAGAAGGACCTACTGTCGTACCATTTCAACAAGTACTATCCTCACGAGCTTGAGGAACTAATCTCTAAAATGCCCGGAGTGATCGAAGCCTGTGTGTTTGGCATTTGGAATGTGACAAATTGTGACGAGGCAGCGGCTCTTATCACAAAGAAACCAGATGCCCACTTCAGTGAACAGGACGTAATAGATTTTGTAGAGCAGCATTCTAGCACCGAGTTCCTGAGATTACACGCTGGCTGTTTAATTGTCAACGATCTGAAGCGAAGTCCCAATGGAAAGACAAATCGTGCTGCGAACAAGGAATACTTTATTCGGGAgaagggtatacaaataatgACATAG